A single window of bacterium DNA harbors:
- the xerC gene encoding tyrosine recombinase XerC, producing MKRYVKKFLDYLTLQRNYSVNTIKGYKKDISQFINFIKKNKINSFDEISHQLLISYLGHLRSYGYSENTIGRKIASLKSFFKFLTTRKLVKSNPIVLLSSPKKADRLPNFLTLEEVEKILNLPFKNSWQSLRNKAILELLYSTGIRVGELTSLKIEDINFFEEVIKVRGKGKKERIVPIGKYALKALIEYIEKRPNKKERIVFLNKYNKPLTERSVERIIDKYSKKAIINKKVTPHTFRHSFATHLLDRGADLRTVQELLGHERITTTQIYTHLTVERLKEFYNKTHPRAK from the coding sequence ATGAAAAGGTATGTTAAAAAATTTCTTGATTATCTGACATTACAAAGAAATTATTCAGTCAATACAATTAAAGGATATAAAAAAGATATTTCTCAATTTATAAATTTTATAAAAAAAAATAAAATAAATTCTTTTGATGAAATTTCTCACCAACTCCTCATTTCTTATTTAGGGCATTTAAGAAGTTATGGTTATTCTGAAAACACAATTGGTAGAAAAATTGCATCATTAAAATCATTTTTTAAATTTCTAACTACAAGAAAATTGGTAAAATCAAATCCGATTGTTCTTCTTTCTTCCCCAAAAAAAGCAGATAGGTTGCCAAACTTTTTAACACTTGAAGAAGTTGAAAAAATTTTAAATTTACCATTTAAAAATAGTTGGCAATCATTAAGAAATAAAGCAATACTTGAACTTTTATATTCAACAGGAATAAGAGTTGGGGAACTTACTTCTTTAAAAATTGAGGATATAAATTTTTTTGAAGAAGTTATAAAGGTCAGGGGAAAAGGTAAAAAAGAAAGAATTGTGCCAATTGGGAAATATGCTTTAAAGGCATTGATAGAATATATTGAAAAAAGGCCGAATAAAAAGGAAAGAATTGTTTTTCTCAATAAATACAATAAACCTCTGACAGAAAGAAGTGTTGAAAGGATAATTGATAAGTATTCAAAAAAGGCAATTATAAATAAAAAAGTAACACCACATACTTTCAGACATTCTTTTGCAACTCACCTACTTGATAGAGGTGCTGATTTAAGAACAGTTCAAGAACTTCTTGGACATGAAAGAATAACAACCACTCAGATTTATACTCACTTAACAGTAGAAAGATTAAAAGAATTTTATAACAAAACACATCCACGCGCTAAATAA
- the bamD gene encoding outer membrane protein assembly factor BamD — MKRIFVIFVLFFAFAFSCFAYWEWTPQTGKWVNPKYAVKDTPKEQFEYAEKFRQEGNIEKAIREHKKLLEHYKNSEYAPKSCFALGEIYYNQGEYKKAFDYYQQIIDKYPQSELIFEAIKKQSEIGTKYLSIENKWQLPFLKSRKEEKGSLLEKVVDNSPYSKEAPERLFNLGVFYMDVKNYERAEDIFRRIIETYPENPIIEKANFFLIKSEYLAIPDVNYDIEKLEKVGNDISFFIEEYPDSTYNQELQKLADKIENEKAKRYYEIASLYERMGKKGPSLFYYRKIVENYPETEYGQKAKKKISSH; from the coding sequence ATGAAAAGAATTTTTGTTATTTTTGTTTTATTTTTTGCTTTTGCTTTTTCTTGTTTTGCTTATTGGGAATGGACACCTCAAACAGGAAAGTGGGTAAATCCAAAATATGCAGTAAAGGACACCCCAAAAGAGCAATTTGAATATGCAGAAAAATTCAGGCAAGAAGGGAATATTGAAAAAGCGATAAGGGAACATAAAAAGTTGTTAGAGCATTATAAAAATTCAGAATATGCTCCTAAATCATGCTTTGCTCTTGGTGAAATTTATTATAATCAGGGTGAATATAAAAAGGCATTTGACTATTATCAACAAATTATTGATAAATATCCACAGTCAGAACTTATATTTGAAGCAATAAAAAAACAATCAGAAATAGGGACAAAGTATCTTTCCATTGAAAATAAATGGCAATTACCATTTTTAAAATCCCGCAAAGAAGAGAAAGGATCCCTACTTGAAAAAGTTGTGGATAATAGCCCTTATAGTAAAGAAGCACCTGAAAGGTTATTCAATTTAGGTGTGTTTTATATGGATGTGAAAAACTATGAAAGGGCAGAAGATATATTTAGAAGAATTATAGAAACATACCCTGAAAATCCAATAATAGAAAAAGCAAATTTCTTTCTCATAAAATCAGAGTATCTTGCAATTCCTGATGTGAACTATGATATTGAGAAACTTGAAAAAGTGGGAAATGATATATCTTTTTTTATAGAAGAATATCCTGATAGTACTTATAACCAGGAGCTTCAAAAATTGGCAGATAAAATAGAAAATGAAAAAGCAAAAAGGTATTATGAAATTGCCTCCCTTTACGAAAGAATGGGGAAAAAGGGACCTTCTTTATTTTATTATAGAAAAATTGTAGAGAATTATCCTGAAACAGAATATGGACAAAAAGCAAAAAAGAAAATTAGCTCTCATTAG
- a CDS encoding SagB/ThcOx family dehydrogenase: MENIKLPEVEISEIGVEEALKRRKSTRDYKDEKLTIKEISQLLWACDGKNSKGGRTSPSAGATYPLEIFLIAGEIEKIEKGLYHYNFGEHSISLIKKGDLRNEISKSAYEQRCLKIAPAIVVISGIFEKTTGRYGERGKRYVYMEVGHCGQNLHLQAEALSLGIVMVGAFDDEKVKGVLGIGEDVFYLCPVGKKNE; encoded by the coding sequence ATGGAAAATATAAAATTACCGGAAGTTGAAATTAGTGAAATAGGTGTAGAAGAGGCATTAAAAAGAAGGAAGTCAACAAGAGATTATAAAGATGAAAAATTGACAATAAAAGAAATTTCTCAACTTTTATGGGCATGTGATGGCAAAAATTCTAAAGGTGGAAGAACATCTCCTTCTGCTGGGGCAACATATCCTCTTGAAATATTTCTAATTGCAGGTGAAATAGAAAAAATTGAAAAAGGTTTATATCATTACAATTTTGGGGAACATTCAATTTCCTTAATTAAGAAAGGTGATTTAAGGAATGAAATTTCAAAAAGTGCTTATGAGCAGAGATGCTTAAAAATTGCTCCTGCAATAGTTGTTATATCTGGAATTTTTGAAAAAACAACAGGAAGATATGGGGAAAGAGGTAAAAGATATGTTTATATGGAAGTTGGACATTGTGGGCAGAATTTACATTTACAGGCAGAGGCATTATCTCTTGGAATAGTTATGGTTGGCGCATTTGATGATGAAAAAGTAAAAGGTGTTCTTGGGATTGGTGAAGATGTTTTTTATTTATGCCCAGTAGGTAAAAAAAATGAGTAA
- a CDS encoding RNA polymerase sigma factor, protein MGKKEKFEAFYREYRDRLYSVAFRMVGNKEDGIDIVQESFVKAYQKWDSFREEAKFYTWIYRIVINLSYDYIRKRKREKIGEIQENILKSEKIESDKMVILRDIKDEIQKEIENLTPRQKSIFILKTYEELPYKQIAEILKSREGTVKATYFQSVEKIRKNLKEKGVLKNVMQEI, encoded by the coding sequence GTGGGTAAGAAAGAAAAATTTGAGGCATTTTATAGAGAATATAGAGATAGATTGTATAGTGTTGCTTTCAGAATGGTGGGAAATAAAGAAGATGGTATTGATATCGTTCAGGAAAGTTTCGTTAAGGCATATCAGAAATGGGATAGTTTTAGAGAGGAAGCGAAGTTTTATACATGGATTTATAGAATAGTCATAAATCTTTCATATGACTACATTAGAAAAAGAAAAAGGGAAAAAATAGGAGAAATTCAGGAAAATATTTTAAAAAGTGAAAAAATTGAAAGTGATAAAATGGTTATTTTAAGAGATATTAAAGATGAAATTCAGAAAGAAATTGAAAATTTAACGCCAAGACAAAAATCAATTTTTATTTTGAAAACATATGAAGAATTGCCATATAAACAGATTGCTGAGATACTTAAATCAAGAGAAGGAACAGTAAAAGCAACTTATTTCCAATCAGTTGAAAAGATAAGGAAAAATCTTAAAGAAAAGGGGGTGCTGAAAAATGTCATGCAAGAAATTTGA
- the polX gene encoding DNA polymerase/3'-5' exonuclease PolX, whose amino-acid sequence MSKNTEIAEIFDKIADALEFKNDSSFRIGAYRKAARVIRELTEDIEDIWKRKELENIPGIGKGMAEKIDEYLSTGRMKKYEEAMEGISDGIIELLNIPNLGPKTLNLVYNKLNVKNLSDLEKVIEDGSLAKLFGMGEKKVENIKRGIELYKLGKSRIPLGIALPIVENIIESLRKYADKISPAGSIRRMKETIGDIDILAVGKEDIIEKFVSLPDVSEILVKGETKASVIVKENNLQVDIRVIPDDCYGSALQYFTGSKGHNIKLRTFAKENGLKISEYGVFKNDKKIAGKTEEDVYKALGLVWIPPELREDRGEIELAQQGKLPKIVEEKEIKGDLHVHSEYSDGVNTIEEIALSVKKMGYEYIGIADHSKTSKIAGGLDEDELKRKNEEIDKLNQKIKGIKILKGAEVDILSDGSLDYNDKILRELDYVIVAIHQGFKKNVGERIKKAIENPYVDILAHPTGRLLSGREGYDVDIEEIIEYAEKYRVILEINSYPDRLDLNDINILKALGKNINFSIGTDAHNIGMLKYIKFGVGMARRGFLISKRIINTYPSEKIPFRRKAS is encoded by the coding sequence ATGAGTAAAAATACTGAAATTGCTGAAATTTTTGATAAAATTGCTGATGCCCTTGAATTCAAAAATGATAGTTCTTTTAGAATAGGTGCTTATAGGAAAGCAGCAAGGGTTATAAGAGAGCTTACTGAGGATATTGAAGATATATGGAAAAGGAAGGAACTTGAAAATATCCCTGGGATTGGAAAAGGAATGGCAGAAAAAATTGATGAGTATCTAAGTACAGGCAGGATGAAAAAATATGAGGAAGCGATGGAAGGTATTTCTGATGGAATTATTGAATTACTCAATATCCCGAATTTAGGACCAAAAACATTGAATTTGGTCTATAACAAATTAAATGTTAAAAATTTATCTGACCTTGAAAAAGTTATTGAAGATGGTTCACTTGCGAAACTTTTTGGAATGGGAGAGAAGAAAGTTGAGAATATAAAAAGAGGTATAGAACTTTACAAGTTAGGTAAATCAAGAATACCATTGGGAATTGCACTTCCAATAGTTGAAAACATAATTGAAAGTTTAAGAAAATATGCTGATAAAATTTCTCCTGCTGGTTCAATTAGAAGGATGAAAGAAACAATTGGTGATATTGATATTCTTGCAGTAGGGAAAGAAGATATAATTGAGAAATTTGTATCTTTACCAGATGTAAGTGAAATACTTGTAAAAGGAGAAACTAAAGCATCTGTGATTGTAAAAGAAAATAATTTGCAGGTTGATATAAGAGTTATTCCTGATGATTGTTATGGTTCTGCCTTACAATATTTTACTGGTTCCAAAGGTCATAACATAAAATTAAGAACTTTTGCAAAAGAAAATGGATTAAAAATAAGTGAATATGGTGTTTTTAAAAATGATAAGAAAATAGCAGGTAAAACAGAAGAAGATGTTTATAAAGCATTGGGACTTGTCTGGATTCCTCCTGAATTGAGAGAAGATAGAGGTGAAATTGAATTAGCGCAACAAGGTAAATTGCCAAAAATTGTTGAAGAAAAAGAGATAAAAGGTGATTTACATGTACATTCTGAATATTCAGATGGTGTTAATACAATTGAAGAAATTGCTTTATCTGTAAAAAAAATGGGATATGAATATATTGGAATTGCTGACCATTCAAAGACATCAAAAATAGCGGGAGGTCTTGATGAAGATGAATTAAAGAGAAAAAATGAAGAAATAGACAAATTAAATCAAAAAATAAAGGGAATAAAAATATTAAAAGGTGCAGAAGTTGATATTCTTAGTGATGGTTCCCTTGATTATAATGATAAAATCTTAAGAGAACTTGATTATGTAATTGTTGCAATCCATCAGGGTTTTAAGAAAAATGTCGGAGAAAGAATTAAAAAAGCAATAGAAAATCCTTATGTTGATATATTGGCTCATCCAACAGGAAGATTATTAAGCGGAAGAGAGGGATATGATGTTGATATTGAGGAAATTATTGAGTACGCAGAAAAATATAGAGTAATTCTTGAAATAAATTCTTATCCTGACCGACTTGACCTAAATGATATTAATATTTTGAAGGCACTTGGTAAAAATATAAATTTTTCAATTGGAACAGATGCTCATAATATAGGAATGCTAAAATATATTAAATTTGGTGTTGGTATGGCAAGAAGAGGTTTTTTAATATCAAAAAGAATTATCAATACTTATCCATCTGAAAAAATCCCATTTAGAAGAAAAGCATCCTAA
- the queC gene encoding 7-cyano-7-deazaguanine synthase QueC — MRKEKAVCLISGGMDSFVSAAIAKNNGYRIFCLTLNYGQKGKKEIESAKKVGKFLKCEKHLILNFDLSWVKSALTRKEIKIPEKVKREIPLSYVPARNTILLSVAVAYAETIDADAIFIGVNSVDYSNYPDCRPPFIKKFQEVVDIATKKTINGGKIKIQAPLLYLSKADIVKKGIKLSLDFSITWSCYKSTKKPCGKCPSCQLRKNAFTKVGISDPLTY; from the coding sequence ATGAGAAAAGAAAAAGCAGTTTGTTTAATTTCCGGTGGAATGGATAGTTTTGTCTCTGCTGCTATTGCTAAAAATAATGGATATAGGATTTTTTGTTTAACCTTAAATTATGGACAAAAAGGTAAAAAAGAAATTGAATCGGCAAAGAAAGTGGGTAAATTTTTAAAATGTGAAAAACACTTAATTTTAAATTTTGACCTCTCGTGGGTAAAATCAGCACTTACAAGAAAAGAAATAAAAATACCAGAAAAGGTAAAAAGAGAAATACCTTTATCTTATGTTCCAGCAAGAAATACAATTTTACTTTCTGTTGCTGTTGCCTATGCAGAGACAATTGATGCAGATGCAATTTTTATTGGAGTAAATTCTGTTGATTATTCTAATTATCCAGATTGCCGACCACCTTTTATAAAAAAATTTCAGGAAGTTGTTGATATTGCAACAAAAAAAACAATAAATGGCGGAAAAATTAAAATACAAGCACCATTACTTTATTTATCAAAAGCAGATATAGTAAAAAAGGGTATAAAACTCTCACTTGATTTTTCAATTACCTGGTCCTGTTATAAAAGTACTAAAAAACCATGTGGAAAATGTCCAAGTTGCCAACTAAGAAAAAATGCCTTTACCAAAGTAGGAATTTCTGACCCTTTAACTTACTAA
- a CDS encoding D-aminoacylase, which yields MVDILIKNGLVFLNGKEFREVNVGVLGDKIIILNEKENIEAVKIINAENKIVSPGFIDMHSHDDFALIFQSPYLPKTYQGVTTEITGNCGISGAPLGKGTEYFLSTNSAVIGEIKDKNKWENWNEFIEQLERAPLPLNVVPFVGHGNLMSVFSEGKIHLEEKNLKIVQQKLIEIMESGCFGLSTGLIYVPGMFSTTEELISLTKIISKFGGIYSSHIRGEGKTLIEAVGEVNKIVEETGVSAEISHLKAAGIKNWNKIDKVIEIIEKQNNINFDVYPYIASSTHISALLPPFIKKSNDIFSDLQNKEIREKVKKAMLEEDDWENYILSCGPEKIFINSVISEKNKEIEGKNLKTISDIRNKDVFDCVIDIFVEEKGRAGIITFSMSEENVKKLIKHKKGLIGTDGLPGKHPHPRLYGTFPRILNKYVRDEKLLSLEEALYKFTKGPAEKIGLKRRGEIKDNYFADIVIFDPEKVKDKNTFESPEIQPEGILYVIVNGEIEVEDGKFTGKTGGKVLKKNKF from the coding sequence ATGGTTGATATACTTATAAAAAATGGTCTTGTGTTTTTAAATGGCAAAGAGTTTAGAGAAGTTAATGTTGGTGTCCTGGGTGATAAAATAATAATTTTAAATGAAAAAGAAAATATAGAGGCAGTTAAGATAATTAATGCAGAGAATAAAATTGTTTCACCTGGTTTTATTGATATGCATAGTCATGATGATTTTGCTTTAATTTTTCAAAGTCCATATCTACCTAAAACATATCAGGGAGTTACAACAGAAATAACTGGGAATTGTGGAATTTCAGGGGCGCCACTTGGAAAAGGAACAGAGTATTTTTTAAGTACAAATTCAGCAGTAATAGGAGAAATTAAAGATAAAAATAAATGGGAAAATTGGAATGAATTTATAGAACAATTAGAAAGGGCGCCTCTTCCTTTAAATGTTGTTCCTTTTGTAGGGCATGGTAATTTAATGTCTGTTTTTTCAGAAGGGAAAATACATCTGGAAGAGAAAAATTTAAAAATTGTTCAACAAAAACTTATTGAAATTATGGAAAGTGGATGCTTTGGTTTGTCCACAGGTCTTATTTATGTTCCTGGTATGTTCAGCACAACAGAGGAGTTAATCTCTCTTACTAAAATAATTTCAAAATTTGGTGGTATTTATTCTTCACATATAAGAGGTGAAGGTAAGACATTGATAGAAGCAGTTGGCGAAGTTAATAAAATAGTAGAAGAAACAGGTGTCTCTGCTGAAATCTCTCATCTTAAAGCAGCAGGGATAAAGAACTGGAATAAAATTGATAAAGTAATTGAAATTATTGAAAAACAGAATAATATAAATTTTGATGTATATCCTTATATTGCTTCTTCAACACATATTTCTGCTTTACTTCCGCCATTTATAAAAAAAAGTAATGATATTTTTAGTGATTTACAGAATAAGGAAATAAGGGAAAAAGTCAAAAAAGCGATGTTAGAAGAAGATGATTGGGAAAATTATATTTTAAGTTGTGGACCTGAAAAAATATTTATAAATAGTGTAATTTCAGAAAAAAATAAAGAAATTGAAGGGAAAAATTTAAAAACAATTTCAGATATTAGAAACAAGGATGTTTTTGATTGTGTAATTGATATTTTTGTTGAAGAAAAAGGGAGAGCAGGAATTATTACTTTTTCAATGAGTGAAGAAAATGTAAAGAAACTTATAAAACACAAAAAGGGACTTATTGGAACTGATGGACTACCAGGAAAGCATCCACATCCTCGTTTATATGGAACATTTCCAAGAATTTTAAACAAATATGTAAGAGATGAAAAATTGTTGAGTTTAGAAGAGGCACTTTATAAATTTACAAAAGGTCCAGCAGAAAAAATAGGACTGAAAAGAAGGGGAGAAATAAAAGATAACTATTTTGCTGATATAGTTATTTTTGACCCTGAAAAAGTAAAAGATAAAAACACATTTGAAAGTCCTGAAATTCAACCAGAAGGTATTTTATATGTAATAGTAAATGGTGAAATAGAAGTAGAAGATGGAAAATTTACAGGCAAAACAGGTGGTAAAGTTCTTAAAAAAAATAAATTTTGA
- a CDS encoding zf-HC2 domain-containing protein, whose product MSCKKFEKKLVDLINKELNKKEEEQILKHLEKCERCKNKYDELKMVIEKSKKIDIPVLPSSWWDSRENSIFEVPVKEKRHIFKRRFVFALISIIFVFSLSLFFFKSPKQSIVKNEENNKYSFYYDVLFLQDNLSLNENEILQMVDYLEEDEAEKILDSLLK is encoded by the coding sequence ATGTCATGCAAGAAATTTGAAAAGAAATTGGTTGACTTAATTAATAAGGAACTTAATAAAAAAGAGGAAGAACAGATTTTAAAGCATTTAGAAAAATGTGAAAGATGTAAAAATAAATATGATGAGTTGAAAATGGTAATTGAAAAAAGCAAAAAAATAGATATTCCTGTTCTTCCTTCTTCTTGGTGGGATAGCAGGGAAAATTCTATTTTTGAAGTACCTGTTAAAGAAAAGAGGCATATATTTAAAAGGAGATTTGTATTTGCATTGATTTCAATTATTTTTGTTTTTTCTCTTTCTCTTTTTTTCTTTAAATCCCCAAAACAGAGTATTGTGAAAAATGAAGAGAACAATAAATATAGTTTTTATTATGATGTTTTATTTTTACAGGATAATTTATCCTTAAATGAAAATGAAATTCTTCAAATGGTTGATTATTTAGAAGAAGACGAAGCAGAAAAAATTTTGGACTCATTGCTTAAATAG
- the rpsT gene encoding 30S ribosomal protein S20, translated as MAKRTTSVLRRQRKEKRKTARNKAIKSKIKRIVKKTKKATLENNVNLENYVKTAIKEIDKATGKGVLHKNTGSRKKSRLMHYINKYKTDTKNQEKK; from the coding sequence ATGGCTAAAAGAACCACATCTGTTTTAAGAAGACAAAGAAAAGAAAAGAGAAAAACAGCAAGGAATAAGGCAATAAAATCAAAAATAAAAAGAATAGTTAAGAAAACAAAAAAAGCAACTCTTGAAAATAATGTGAATCTTGAAAATTATGTGAAAACAGCAATAAAAGAAATAGATAAAGCAACAGGTAAAGGAGTTCTTCATAAAAATACTGGCTCAAGGAAAAAAAGTAGACTTATGCATTACATAAATAAGTATAAAACAGACACCAAAAATCAGGAAAAGAAATAA